The region GCGCCCAGATGACGAATTTCGACTGGATCGGCGAAATCTCGGCTGCCCACACCGAATTCCGCTATGACCGCTTCGTTGCCGCCTTCAACCGCGCGGCAGGCGACAATCGCGAATTCAACGTCGCCTATGTCGTGCGCGCCGTCACCCCCGGCACCTACGACCATCCGGCCGCCAGCGTCGAGGATATGTACCGTCCCGAGCTTTCGGCCCGCACGGCGACCGGCAAGATGGAGGTCGTGGCAGCGCAATAATGAAGCGGTGGCACAAGTTTGCGATCGGATCCGCCGCCGGCATCGTTCTTGCCGGCGCGGCCCTATTCGCGCTCGACGCCGCCGACAAGGCCTATCCGCCGCCACTCGACAAGGCGAATGCCGTCTCCGCCGAGGTGCTGGATGCCGATAGGCAATTGCTGCGCGCCTTTGCGACCCCGCAAGGCCGCTGGCGGCTGAAGACTGTGGTCACCGACGTCGATCCGCAATTCCTGCGCATGCTGATCGCCTATGAGGACCAGCGTTTTTACGATCACGGCGGCGTCGACGTCTGGGCGCTCGGGCGCGCCGCCATGCAATTGGTCAGCAATGGCCGCATCGTCTCCGGCGCCTCGACGCTGTCGATGCAGGTGGCGCGGCTGATCGAGCCGCGCGAAGGACGCTCGCTCTCGGCAAAGCTCCTGCAATTGGTGCGCGCCGTGCAGATCGAGCGGCGGCTGTCAAAAGAACAGATTCTCGATCTCTACCTCACCCATGCGCCCTATGGCGGCAATCTCGAAGGCGTGCGTGCAGCAAGCCTTGCCTATTTCGGGAAGGAGCCGCGCCGCCTGACGGTGGCCGAGGCGGCCCTGCTCGTCGCCTTGCCGCAATTGCCGGAACGGCGCCGGCCGGACCGCAATCTCAAGGCTGCCGAGGCGGCGCGCCAGCGTGTGCTCGACCGCGTGGCGGTGGCTGAGGCTGTCGGCGACGGCGAAGCGGAGCGGGCCGAGGGTGTCGCCGTCCCGCCGCGGCGCATGCAATTGCCGGCACTGGCCGCTCATGTCGCCGAAGCCGCACTGCGCAAGGAGCCTGATGTCCTCAAGCACCAGACGACCTTGAAGAAACAGGTGCAGCAGGGGCTGGAATCCGTCGCGCGGGCAGCGGCGATGAAGCTCGGGCCTAAGCTCTCGCTTGCCATGGTGATGGCCGATGCACAAACCGGCGCGATCGTCGGCGAGGTCGGCTCGGCCGATTATTTCGACGCCAGCCGCTCCGGCTGGATCGACATGACGCGCGTCAAGCGCTCGCCCGGCTCGACGCTGAAGCCGTTCATTTACGGGCTGGCCTTCGAGCAGGGGCTGGTGTCGCAGGAGACAATCATCGAGGACCGGCCAGCCGATTTCTTCGGCTACCGGCCGCGCAATTTCGACATGAGCTATCAGGGCGACGTGACCGTGCGCGAGGCCCTGCAGCTCTCCTTGAACGTGCCGGCCGTCAAGCTGCTCGACGCCGTCGGACCGTCGCGGCTGATGGTGCGCTTCCGCCGTGCCGAGGTGCGCCCGGTGCTGCCGCCGAACGAGACGCCGGGGCTGGCGATCGGTCTCGGCGGCGTCGGCATCACGCTGAAGGATCTGGTGCAGCTCTATACGGCGCTCGCCAATCGCGGCCAGCCGGTAAGGCTCGGCGATGGCGTCACCGGCGCACCAGCCAAACTCGACGGCGAGCCGCTGCTGGAGCCGGTCGCGGTCTGGAACGTTGCCGATATTCTCTCCGGCGTCATCCCTCCGGCCGGCGCGCCGCAGCGCGGCATCGCCTACAAGACCGGCACGAGCTACGGCTACCGCGACGCCTGGTCGGTCGGTTATGACGGGCGCTATGTGCTCGGCGTCTGGGTCGGACGGCCCGACAACAGCGCCGTGCCGGGTTTGACCGGCTATGGCACCGCAGCACCCATCCTCTTCGAGGCTTTCGCCAAATCCGGCATCGCGACGACGCCGCTGCCCCGTCCGCCGGCCGGCGCCGTGCGCATCGCCCAGTCCGAGCTGCCGATCAGCCAACGGCGTTTCGCGCTCAATGCCAGCGGCCTGCTCGTCGCCTCCGGGCGCGAGCCGGCGCCGCAGATCGTCTATCCGCCGGAGGGCGCCCATATCGATCTCGGCGCCAAAGCCGGCGAGCTGTCGCCGCTGCTGCTGAAGCTGCAAGGCGGCCGCGCCCCCTTCCGCTGGCTTGCCAACGGCAAGCCGCTTCCCGATCTTTCACGCCGGCGCACCCAGCAATGGCTGCCAGACGGAGGCGGCTACTCGAAACTGACCGTCATCGACTCGGCCGGCCGCGCCGCAAGCGTAGGCGTTTTCATCGACTGAGGCGCGGCGGCTCGAAAATCGGCAGCCATTTCGGAAAGCACGATGGACCGGTTCGAAGGGTTACGGCGTCCCTTAGAGACGCTGCGCCATGGAACCAAAGCCCGGCCACAACCGTTGAAATGGGTCTCCCTTCAACGTCCGACGGCCTCATGACACTTCCGACAGCGACCTACCGGATCCAATTCCGCAACGGCATGACCTTCGATCGTGCCTGCGGCCTCGTCCCCTATCTCAAGACGCTCGGCATCAGCCACCTTTACGCCTCACCGATCTTTTCCGCCGTTAGCGGCTCGACCCATGGCTATGACGTCACCGACGCCAATGAAATCGACCCCGCAATCGGCGGTCGGGCAGGGTTCGACCGGCTGACGGACAGCCTCGCCGCAGCGGGCATGGCGCTGATCCTCGACATCGTGCCGAACCACATGGCCGCCTCGCCGGAAAACGGCTGGTGGCGCGACGTGTTGATATTCGGCCGGCAAAGCGCTTATGCGCGCCATTTCGACGTCGACTGGAGCGAGCCGCTGACCCTGCCGCAGCTCGGCCGGGATTTCGAGGGCGCGCTTGCTGCCGGCGAGGTGCGTCTCGTGCTCGACGAAAGCCACGGCAATTTCGCATTCGGTTATTTCGACGCGCTGCTGCCGCTCAATCCCAGCAGCTACGGCGCGGTGGCAAACCGGCTCGACGATCCGGTGGCGACCAGAATGGCGGAAGCTGCGGCTGTCGCCGCGGGCGAGGATTTCACCCGGGCGATGCGCGACATCCTCTTCGAGGGCGGCGACCGGGCCATCCTCCTGCAGAAGCTCGAGGACCTCTCGGCCGACCGCGATTTCCTGAGAGACCTGCATGCGGAGCAGCACTGGCGCCTCACCCATTGGAAGCAAGCGGCACGACATCTGAGCTATCGCCGTTTTTTCGAGGTGACAGGGCTGATCGGCACGCGCGTCGAAGACCCCGATGTTTTCGAGGAAATGCACCGCCTGACGCTCGACCTGGTGCGCCACGGCAAGGTGCAGGGCCTACGCATCGACCATGTCGACGGGCTGGCCGAGCCCAAGGCCTATCTCGACCGGCTGAGGGCAGCCGCCGGGCCGGACACCTATATCGTCGTGGAAAAGATCCTCGCCCCCGGCGAGCACCTGCCGGAGAGCTGGCCGGTCGCCGGCACGACCGGTTATGAATTCACCGCCGCACTCAGCGAAATCTTCATCGACGGCAATGGCCTGCGCATATTGGACGATGCCTATCGCAGCATTGCCGGCGAGGTCGCTGATATCGAGGAGGCGAGGCGGAATGCGAAACGACTGATGGTGGATCGCAATTTTGCCGGCGAAACCGGCAGGCTGCTATCGATCGCGGCAGGGATCTTTCCCGAGGTCAATCGAGACGAGATCGCCGCTGCCCTGCGCGAATTGCTGATCGCCTTCCCAGTCTATCGCACCTATGGCGACGGCGGCGCCCTCAGCTGGCAGGATTCGGCGGTGCTCGCTGCCACGATCTCGCAGGCTGCCTCCCAGCTCGAGGAAAGGCACGCGCTCACCCCCCTGCTCAGCCTGCTCGAAGGCAAGGTCGAGGGAGATGCCGCCCATCAGTTTCGCATCCGCTTCCAGCAGCTGAGCGGCCCAGTGATGGCGAAGGCGACCGAAGACACGCTGTTTTACCGCTACAACAGGTTGCTCGCGGCAAACGAAGTCGGCGGCGAACCGGCCAAAGCGCCCGGTGGTCCGGAAGGGTTCCATCGCCTGATGGCGGAGCGGGCGCGGCTGCAGCCGCGGGGGCTTTCAGCAACCGCCACCCACGACACCAAGCGCGGCGAGGATGCGCGCGCCAGGCTTTATGCCTTGAGCGAGGGCGCCGACGTTTTCGTGCAGGCGGTGGCGCGCTGGCGTGAGATGAACCGGTCGTGGCTCAAGGATCTGCCGGATGGCGCAGCACCGGAGCCGAATGTCGAATGGATGCTGTATCAAGCGCTTGCCGGCGTCTGGCCGGAAGATTTCGACAAAGGGCAAACGAATGAGCTTGCCGAGCGCTTCACCTCCTATGCGCTGAAGGCTGTCCGCGAGGCGAAACTGCGCAGCAATTGGATGGAACAGGATGCCGCTTACGAGGAAGCGGTCACGGCATACGCAGCCGCATTGGTCTCGCCTGACAATGACGCCTTTCTCGAGGATTTCGAGATGGTGCTGCAGCCCTTCATCGCGGCGGGTTACGTCAATAGCCTGTCGCAGACGCTCCTCAAGCTGACCGCCCCCGGCATTCCCGATATCTATCAGGGCACCGAAGGGTTCGATTTCAGCCTCGTCGATCCGGACAATCGCCGGCCGGTCGATCATGCCCGGCTGGCAGCCTGGCTTGATGAGGCCGGACCGATCGCCAAGCTTCAGGCGGCGGCGTTGAAGCAGCGCATCATCGCGATCGGCCTGCACCTGCGCCAGCGGCACCCGGCGCTCTTTGCCAAGGGCGATTATCTGCCGCTGAGGGCGACGGGCGGCCGGCGCGATCATGTCCTCGCCTTTGCCCGCGTACAAGACGGCGATTTCGCCATTGTCGTCGCACCCCGGCTGATGTTCGGCTGGCTCGATCCGGGTGTGCTCTTTGCCGGCCCGGAATTCTGGGAGGATACGGCGATAACAGTCCCCTCCCCCCTTCACGGGCTGAAGGCGGATCTGGTGACCGGCAAGACGATCGAACCGGGCGGCAGCATTTCCGTCGCCGCTCTGCTCGGCAGCCAGCCGGTCGGATTGATCAGTCCTATCTGAGGAGCCGCCTCCCTTTCGCCGTCTCCCGCGTCGATTTTACCTCCTCAAATTAGTGCTTGACCTTCCAGTTGCTGGAAGGTTGATAAGCCTCTCCAACTGCCCCCATCGGGCAAAGGAGATAGTGATGGACGCCAAGCACGAACACGATCACCACCACCATAACCACGCCGTGGGCCACGACCACTGCAATTGCGGGCATGATCATCAGGAGGAGGTGACGGACGCGGTGATTCGTGACCCCGTCTGCGGCATGACCGTCGACCCGCAGGCCGGCAAGGCTTCATTCGATCAATCGGGCCGCATCTATCATTTCTGTTCGGAGGGCTGCCGGACGAAATTTGCGGCTGCGCCGCAGGACTATCTGAGCGCGAAGGATCCGGTCTGCGGCATGAGCGTCGACCGCTCGACGGCCAAGCATTTCCTGAAAGCCGAGGGTGAGAAATTCTATTTCTGTTCGGCTGGCTGCAAGGCAAAATTCGAAGCCGATCCCTCCGCCTACCGCGACGGCAGCCGCCCGCCGGCAAAGCCGGCGCCGAAGGGCACACTCTACACCTGCCCGATGCATCCCGAAGTTCTCAGCGACCGGCCCGGCGACTGCCCGAAATGCGGCATGGCGCTGGAGCCGATGGGCATTCCGCCCGCCGACGAAGGCCCGAACCCGGAGCTCGTCGATTTCATCAGGCGGCTCTGGGTGAGCGCCGTGCTTGCCGTGCCGCTGCTGGCGCTCGGTATGGGGCCGATGCTCGGCGTGCCGCTGCGGGACATGATCGGCGAGCCGCAGGCGACCTTCGGCGAACTGCTGCTGGCGAGCCCGGTGGTGCTCTGGGCCGCCCTGCCCTTCTTCCGCCGCGCATGGGCTTCTGTCGTCAACCGCAGTCCGAACATGTGGACGCTGATCGGCCTCGGCGTCGGCACCGCCTATGTCTACAGTGTCGTCGCCACGCTGGCGCCCGATCTCTTCCCGATGAGCTTCCGTGGCCACGGCGCGGCCGTGCCCGTCTATTTCGAGGCGGCCGCCGTCATCGTCGCGCTCGTCTTCGTCGGCCAGGTGCTGGAATTGAAGGCGCGCGAGCGCACCGGCTCGGCCATCCGCGCCCTGCTCGACCTCGCACCGAAGACGGCGCGACGCATCGAGGCCGACGGCAACGAGGCCGATGTGCCGGTCGACGAGATCCAGACCGGCGAGCGGCTGCGCGTGCGCCCCGGCGAGCGGGTGCCGGTGGACGGCTCCGTCGTCGAAGGCCAATCGACCGTCGATGAATCGATGATATCGGGAGAACCTTTGCCCGTGGAGAAATCGAAGGGCGATGCGCTGACCGGCGGCACGATCAACAAGAACGGCAGCCTCGTCATGGTGGCCGAGAAGGTAGGTGCCGATACGGTTCTGTCGCGCATCGTCGACATGGTCGCCAAGGCGCAGCGCTCGCGGGCGCCGATCCAGGGCGCCGTCGACCGGGTGTCGGCGGTCTTCGTGCCGGCTGTCGTCGCCGTCGCGATCCTTGCCTTCCTCGTCTGGGCCATGCTCGGGCCCGAGCCGCGCATGGCCAATGCTCTGCTGGCCGCCGTCGCCGTTCTGATTATCGCCTGCCCCTGTGCGCTCGGTCTTGCGACGCCGATGTCGATCATGATCGCCACCGGCCGGGGTGCTGGGGAAGGTGTGCTGATCAAGGACGCCGAGGCACTGGAGCGCTTCTCCAAGGTCGACACGCTGATCGTCGACAAGACCGGTACGCTGACTGAGGGTAAGCCGAAACTGACCGATGTCGTCGCCCTCGGCCCGCGCGAGGAGCAGCGACTTCTGTCGCTGGCCGCCAGCCTGGAGCGCGGCTCCGAGCATCCGCTGGCCGAAGCGATCGTTTCCGGTGCCGAGGAGCGCGGCGTCGCCTTCGTGGAGGTCACCGGCTTCGAGGCGAAGACCGGCAAGGGCGTTCAAGGTCTTGCCGGCGGAGTGGCGGTGGCGCTCGGCAATGCGGCTATGCTTGCCGATCTCGGCATCGATCCGGCGCCGCTTGCCGAAAAAACCGAAGCCCTGCGCGGCGACGGCAAGACGGTGATGTTCGTAACGTTAGACGGCGCGCTTGCCGGCCTCGTCGCCGTCGCCGACCGGATCAAGCCGACGACGGCAGCCGCCATCAAGGCGCTCCACGAAAGCGGCCTGACGATCATCATGGCAACCGGCGACAACGGGCGTACGGCCGAAGCGGTGGCGAAAAGCCTCGGCATCGATGAAGTTCGCGCCGATGTCCTGCCGGAAGGCAAGAAGGCGCTGATCGAAGATTTGCGCGCCAAAGGCGCCGTCATCGCCATGGCCGGCGATGGCGTCAATGACGCGCCGGCGCTGGCCGCCGCCGATGTCGGCATCGCTATGGGCACCGGCGCCGATGTCGCGGTGGAAAGCGCCGGCATTACCCTGGTGAAAGGCGATCTTACCGGGATCGTCAGGGCGCGGCGGCTGGCGGAGGCGACAATGCGCAACATTCGCCAGAATCTCGGCTTCGCCTTCGGCTATAATGCGCTCGGCGTTCCGGTCGCAGCTGGTGTGTTCTATCCGATCTTCGGCCTGCTGCTTTCGCCGATGATCGCGGCGGCGGCGATGAGCCTCTCGTCGGTCTCGGTCATATCAAATGCGCTGAGACTGCGTTTTGCAAAATTATAGGAGATGGCGATGAATATCGGCGAAGCCTCGGAACGATCGGGCCTGCCTTCGAAGACGATCCGATATTACGAGGATATCGGCCTCATCCGCCCCGAGAGGGGCGGAAACGGCTATCGCGACTATACTGCAAGCGACCTTCACAAGCTGCGCTTCCTGCAGCGCTCGCGCAGCCTTGGCTTTTCCGTCGAGGAATGCCGGCAATTGCTGGCGCTCTACGTCGACAAGGACAGGGCGAGCGCCGACGTCAAGGATATTGCCGAGACCAAACTTGTCGAGATCGACCGCAAGATCCGCGATCTCTCGGAACTGCGCCGCACCCTGGAACACCTCGTGCATGCCTGTCACGGCAACGACAGGCCGGATTGCCCGATCCTCGAAGAACTCTCGGACGGCGGCTGACTCCGAGACGCGGGCGATCCGTTCAGGTTAGCTCGGGCATGTTCCGGTCGGCCACCTGCGGGGGTTGAGCCCGCTCGTAGGTCTCCTCATCTTCGCCGTCGTCCAGCACGCCTTCATCTAGCCGATGCTTGATCACCAGCGCATAGATCACGTCGAGAATGTTGCGGTCTCTCAGATGAGGGTCGGTCAACGCGAGCAGCGAAGCCCGGACGATTTTCTTGCTGGTGGCTTTCGGGCAACGCGTCTTGACGAAATCATAGAGCGCCTGATCCGTCAGCCCTTCCATGGCGCCGTCTACGAGAGCCTGGTAGACTCGCTTCTTTTCCTTCATTCCTTATCGTCCCCTCAATTCAGTGACGTCATGATCCGTCATATGATTGTCAAAGACAATCGCGGATTTAAGGCACCGGCGAAGGAAACCGGTCGCTTCCCAGGCGGCGATCCGTGGCCCTTGAGGATTTTTTTCGCTCGCCTGGAATAAATTCGGCCGGACTTCCGTATACTCAATCATGGAACGCAAAGAACGGCCCTTCGACGTCATCGGACAGCTTGCAGCGCTGAGGCGCTACGCTCGCTCGCTGGTGCGCAATTCGGAGGAGGCGGAGGATCTGGTCCACGATGCACTGGTGCGCGCCTTCGAAAAGCGGAAGAGCTTCCGCAGCGGCGGCAACCTGCGTACCTGGCTGCTCTCCATCCTGCACAACGCCCATATCGACCGGCTTCGCCAGAACCGATCGCTGACGCGCCGACATGATGAAGCGGCCGTCGAAGCCGAACAGTCCCTGCCGGCCGGCCAGGAACATGCCGTGCGCCTGCAGCAGGTGCGCGAGGCCTTCTTCGGTCTGCCGGAGGAGCAGCGCGAAGCGCTTCATCTCGTGGCGATCGAAGATCTGTCCTACCAGGAAGCCGCCAATGCGCTCGGCATTCCCGTCGGCACGCTGATGTCGCGCATTTCCCGCGCCCGCGCTCAGCTGCGCGAATTCGAGGAGAAGACGCCGCGCGTTTCACATCTGAGATTAATCGGAGGGAACGGCAATGAAGGCAGTTGATCCGATCGTCGATACCGATCTCGACGCCTATGTCGACGGCGAGCTCGATGTCGCCCGCCGCATCCAGGTGGAATCCTACCTGTCGGAGAATCCGGTGATTGCCGCCAAGGTAATGGCCGATCTCAGCATGAAGGGCGAGCTGCGGCTGGCGCTTGCCGGCGAAAGCGCCTCCGGCCATCCCGAAACCCGCGACGCCGCCCGCCGGCTGGAACGCGGCCTTTCCCATGGTCGCATCTTCCAGTCCATGCAGCGCATCGCCGCCGTCGGCATCCTGGTCGCCGCCGGCTGGGTGGCGCACAATTCCTTTGGCGCCTTTTCGGCAACCGAGGTTGCAGCCTCCGTGCCGGCGCCCGCCTATGTCGAGGACGCCGTTCGCGCCTATCAGACCGCCGAATTGCGGGAATCGATGCCTTCGCAGACACCGACTACCTACAGCGCCGACGAGATCCGTGCCGCCACCGCAATCGTCATGCCCGAACTGCCGAAGGGTTGGAAGGTCGCCGACGTGCAGATCTTCCCGTCCGAATTCGGACCCAGCGTCGAGATGGCGATCACCGCATCCGACGGAAAGCGGCTCTCGCTTTTCGCTGTCCGCCCGGGCGCCTTCGAGGTCCAGCCAGTCAGCCATCTCGCCCTCGAAAAGGCGGAAGCCGCCTATTGGCAGATCGGCGAGGTCGCCTATGCGCTGATTGCCGAAGATAGCGCCCTCAATCTCGACCAGGCAGCCGAACGGCTCGCCCGCTCGCTCTATTAGTTCAAACCGAGGAGATCAGCATGAACCCGATCAATTCCCGCTACGGCGCCGTGGCCGGCTCCCAGGCCGTCTTCGACGAGGGTCTGCGCCAGCATATGCTGCGCGTCTACAACTATATGGCTCTCGGCCTCGTCATAACAGGCCTCGTCGCCTTCATCGTCGGCTCGACCCCGGCCCTTTACGTCCCCATCTTCAGCTCGCCGCTGAAGTGGGTGGTAATGCTGGCCCCGCTCGCCTTCGTCTTCTTCTTCTCCTTCCGCATCCAGACGATGTCGGCCAGCACCGCGCAGATCACCTTCTGGGCCTTCTGCGCCGTAATGGGCCTGTCGCTCGCCTCCGTGTTCCTGGTCTTCACCGGGATGAGCATCGCGCGGACCTTCTTCATCACCGCCACGATGTTCGGCGCCACCAGCCTTTACGGTTATGTGACGAAGCGCGACCTGTCGCGCATGGGCTCTTTCCTGATGATGGGCCTGTTCGGCATCATCATCGCCAGCATCGTCAACATCTTCCTGGGTTCGTCCGCGCTGCAGTTTGCAATCTCGGTGATCGGCATCGTCGTCTTCGTCGGCCTCACCGCCTACGACACGCAGAACATCAAGGAACAGTATTCGGAAAACTACGATCAGGAATCGAACCAGAAGCTCGCCGTCTTCGGCGCACTCTCGCTCTACCTGAACTTCGTCAACATCTTCCAGCTGCTGCTCAACTTCACGGGCGAGCGGGAATAAAGACTGCGCTTCTGGGGGCAAAGGAAGCGCAAGAGCGCCTGGTCTGCAGTCTGTGACAGGATGGCGGATCGGGTGCTCACTGAAAGAAGACGGCCGGGCAAACGCCCGGCCGTTTCCTTTCAGATGATGCCCCAGGCACGATAGCGGCCCCGGCCGGTGATTTCACGGATGCCCATCTCGTTGACGAGATTCAGCGCACCGCGCGGCGTGATGCTGAGATGGCGGGCGATCATCGCTGCCGAGACCATCGGCCGTGACAGGATGAAATCGGCGAGCTCCGGCAGGCTGCTGTTCGACCGGCGGCCCCGGAACCGCAGTTCCATCTGTGTGCGTGCCAGGGACAAGCGATCGATTTCCTTGAGACCGGCGGTAGCACCCAGATGCATCGCCTCCAGAAAGGCCTGCAGGCGTGTCGCACGATCGCGCGCCCGGCGACGCTCGTGGCGCACCAGCTTCAGCCCGCCGTAAAAGGAAAAGAGATGCGAGGCGATCTTGCCGCGGGCACGCAGATAACTTGCGACCAGGAGACCGCCAAGCCAATGCTGCCGCCGCAACGGCTCGATCCTGTCCCACGCTTCGAAAAGGATAACGGCGCCAAGCACCGGCGGCAGGCCGTCGGCCAATGGCAGCACGCCTCGCCACTCCGCAAGCCGCTGTTCCTCGTCCCATTCCTCGTCACCCAGCAGGCCGAGGGGATCGTCGCTGCGTCGCGCCGGAGAAACGGCCGCCGCCTCGCTTGCCGGCACCTTGCCGGTATGAATGTCGATGAGCCTCTGCGAGCGGGCAAGCAGCGCATCGATCTCCGCCATCTCGGCAGCGAGCGGCCCGTTATCATCTTCGGCCTCTTCATCGCTCTCGATCGCAACCGCGTGACCGTTCACCTCCTGCGCTTTCCCCTCCCCTTCCCCCAGTGTGGCGGTCAGTGCGGCCAGCCCCGAAGCGCCGAGCGCCCAGGAGGGTTCGCCGGTCCAGATACGCCGGCGCGCCCGCAGCACGGAATGGGCAATCGTCAGTTCGTGGCTCGGAGCGCGACTGTCCATATGTGCATCGTGCAGAACAAGGTCCTCGACATGCACGAGTTCGCCGGCCACCCAGAGCGCGCCTGCGGCATCGAAGAAATGGCTGCGCTCGGCAAACCCCTCACCGATGGCCGACCGCAACACTCGCTCATCCAGCCGCGCCAACGCATCCTCCGCTGCCGCAATCGGAGGAAGCAGGGTTTGAAGTAACGGACCGTCAATATCGTAGCGCATTGTTAAGCTTTGCGGTTTTTCACAAATGGA is a window of Rhizobium lentis DNA encoding:
- a CDS encoding RHE_PE00001 family protein; its protein translation is MRYDIDGPLLQTLLPPIAAAEDALARLDERVLRSAIGEGFAERSHFFDAAGALWVAGELVHVEDLVLHDAHMDSRAPSHELTIAHSVLRARRRIWTGEPSWALGASGLAALTATLGEGEGKAQEVNGHAVAIESDEEAEDDNGPLAAEMAEIDALLARSQRLIDIHTGKVPASEAAAVSPARRSDDPLGLLGDEEWDEEQRLAEWRGVLPLADGLPPVLGAVILFEAWDRIEPLRRQHWLGGLLVASYLRARGKIASHLFSFYGGLKLVRHERRRARDRATRLQAFLEAMHLGATAGLKEIDRLSLARTQMELRFRGRRSNSSLPELADFILSRPMVSAAMIARHLSITPRGALNLVNEMGIREITGRGRYRAWGII